In one Curtobacterium citreum genomic region, the following are encoded:
- a CDS encoding glutamate-5-semialdehyde dehydrogenase, translating into MSLTAAAPTLTDKLVAARAASSALATATTSVKDRALRAVAEALRAGTADIVAANHGDLVAGEADGLSSGLLDRLRLDPDRIEALAAAVEHVVGLTDPVGEQVRGSRLPNGLQLSQVRVPFGVVGAIYEARPNVTVDIAALALKSGNAVVLRGGSAALRTNAVLVERIRQAVSSVGLPADLVQTIDEFGRPGATELMRARGLVDVLVPRGSASLIQTVVTESTVPVIETGAGVVHVFLDASAPEGRAVDIVLNSKVQRPSVCNALETLLVHERAADRLLPVLADRLRAAGVTLRGDDATRTIVPGVLRATEADWATESMDLDLSIRVVADVDEAMAHIARWSTHHTESIVTDDVDTAERFLAEVDSAVVMVNASTRFTDGGEFGFGAEVGISTQKLHARGPMGLPELTSTKWIVRGQGQIRG; encoded by the coding sequence ATGTCGCTGACCGCAGCCGCCCCGACCCTGACCGACAAGCTCGTCGCCGCCCGCGCCGCGTCGTCGGCGCTCGCGACCGCGACGACCTCGGTCAAGGACCGCGCGCTGCGCGCGGTCGCGGAGGCGCTCCGTGCCGGGACGGCGGACATCGTCGCGGCGAACCACGGCGACCTCGTGGCGGGCGAGGCGGACGGGCTGTCGTCGGGCCTGCTCGACCGGCTCCGGCTCGACCCGGACCGCATCGAGGCGCTGGCCGCCGCGGTCGAGCACGTCGTCGGGCTGACCGACCCGGTGGGGGAGCAGGTCCGCGGGTCGCGGCTCCCGAACGGGCTGCAGCTGTCCCAGGTCCGCGTGCCGTTCGGTGTCGTCGGCGCGATCTACGAGGCCCGACCGAACGTGACGGTCGACATCGCGGCGCTCGCGCTGAAGAGCGGCAACGCGGTCGTGCTCCGTGGCGGTTCGGCGGCGCTCCGGACGAACGCGGTCCTGGTCGAGCGCATCCGGCAGGCCGTGTCGTCGGTGGGGCTGCCCGCCGACCTGGTCCAGACGATCGACGAGTTCGGGCGGCCCGGCGCCACCGAACTGATGCGCGCACGGGGGCTCGTCGACGTGCTCGTGCCCCGGGGCAGCGCGTCGCTCATCCAGACCGTCGTCACCGAGTCGACCGTCCCCGTGATCGAGACCGGCGCCGGGGTGGTGCACGTGTTCCTCGACGCCTCGGCACCCGAGGGCCGCGCGGTGGACATCGTCCTGAACAGCAAGGTGCAGCGCCCCAGCGTGTGCAACGCGCTCGAGACCCTGCTCGTGCACGAGCGAGCGGCCGATCGACTGCTGCCCGTGCTGGCCGACCGACTCCGTGCCGCTGGGGTCACGCTCCGCGGTGACGACGCCACGCGGACGATCGTGCCCGGTGTCCTCCGGGCGACCGAGGCTGACTGGGCGACCGAGTCGATGGACCTCGACCTGTCGATCCGGGTCGTCGCCGACGTCGACGAGGCGATGGCGCACATCGCGCGGTGGTCGACGCACCACACCGAGTCGATCGTGACCGACGACGTCGACACTGCCGAGCGCTTCCTCGCCGAGGTCGACTCGGCCGTGGTGATGGTCAACGCCTCGACGCGGTTCACCGACGGCGGGGAGTTCGGCTTCGGCGCCGAGGTCGGGATCTCCACCCAGAAACTGCACGCTCGCGGGCCGATGGGCCTGCCCGAGCTCACGAGCACCAAGTGGATCGTGCGCGGCCAGGGACAGATCCGCGGCTAG